The Colias croceus chromosome 3, ilColCroc2.1 genome includes a region encoding these proteins:
- the LOC123705930 gene encoding tetratricopeptide repeat protein 14 homolog isoform X2, with translation MEPSLDASLVAQSINYHGQQLQKTWENERGEDDLAKLGVGALDFAVYQSRHKHLTFQDRGKRLKLHQFIAKEANALFDASLLEEVPSSSSLGADSLTPEDNLYALMPPFETFLNVDKSARLRHFFDNVKTGELIIGAVINRTASGMMLKVLCTAGPTSRYVADINVKAFLPVANIIPAVDKKNVSRNYLMNDTVCCEVIEVIPDTDKMVCGMKGVTRGPDDPPPKPPLGLLSTDDFPLIYKKTMEMKGESYEAILEKSPGFNNPNCIQYLSELLGISNMHCTNFMSLRGGFPTTEYADELRQAQASKWAFRSVAEGIEHFKAGRHSEAFQCLNKALSIDPRNVEGLVARGALYANSGTFKKAIEDFETSLKLNPNHANARKYLGETLVALGRSYEDENKIAEAQKAYEDCLAIIPFHEEAQNSLDFLKSKTSTTKPLIEPEELLLPGLTGAKSFEMKETLKQLLNLTEKKEKKKKKKRGKGKKKRSSSSSSSSSDSSSSSDSSESSSSSSDTNSEGPNRKKKRRSQSNNKRQRSLSPLSKRMAMLGDGDSASRTHNSQFNHPYGYQPPPPPIEEPAAAPMRSQADIDYELKVRKFLEMTKEDSDYEEKVRNFLEETAQYKRNRKMQELGQQPQPTADHEKKKKKKKDKKKKKESKRKRKEQERDEKRKAKLSRMSNNSDNYSLRELENIGDKKLRDAIRKELKGKSKRDLSSDREYDRKHGNKSRIMDDMHGLEELESKLNAYHSMVEKEVLGKRDRSSISPLDQAPPPPLEKPKWKMTMGAVKEPVKKKDTPVQKGYKERYAFEDSSDDSQEPPKASPGDKNVSVRRAMAMKEPPPLPSAPPPKSREPDPPGVDTPHSAHHSHHPPMVRKGNIVLDKFGSFRLAKEGETPVSVGEQRPEQFVTRIKPPSPTSRRPRSPPSPRRRSGSNSSDDRRSGKRSRSRSRPRKYRSRSGSRSRSGSSASGSMASRRRRSNSPRSRSRSDASRSYYSRSRSRSRSGSRERFRRFNRRGNWRGRGGYERGTYYRPRFNAYNGGGRGRGRGDFRRDDGRRFQHEWRDNRSRGGRPFRPRRGGGGRGRPFRGGFRDFRERRGGRYSRSRSPERTRRSRSYSPERRDKDRDSYSRYSERDSHRSEGEYEEERYVDRKEYDGKWADGNEPERNHTEEQPEPPPPKE, from the exons ATGGAACCATCCTTGGATGCGTCATTAGTGGCGCAATCCATAAACTACCATGGGCAGCAGTTACAAAAAACGTGGGAGAATGAGCGAGGAGAAGATGACCTCGCTAAGTTAGGTGTGGGGGCGTTAGATTTCGCCGTATATCAGTCGCGACATAAGCACCTAACTTTTCAAGATCGAGGAAAGCGACTAAAACTTCATCAATTCATTGCCAAAGAAGCTAATGCTCTGTTCGATGCATCGTTACTGGAAGAGGTACCATCATCCTCCAGTTTAGGAGCCGATTCTTTGACACCAGAGGACA ATTTGTATGCATTAATGCCACCGTTTGAAACATTCCTAAATGTGGACAAGTCCGCAAGATTACGCCATTTCTTTGAT AATGTGAAAACAGGAGAGCTTATCATTGGAGCAGTCATCAATAGGACAGCATCTGGTATGATGCTGAAAGTTCTCTGCACCGCAGGACCCACTTCGAGATATGTAGCTGATATCAATGTTAAG GCATTTCTGCCAGTTGCCAATATCATACCAGCGGTTGACAAGAAAAATGTCTCAAGAAACTACTTAATGAATGATACTGTCTGCTGTGAAGTCATTGAAGTTATTCCTGACACGGACAAAATGGTGTGCGGCATGAAAGGTGTCACAAGAGGGCCTGATGACCCTCCCCCCAAACCGCCCCTAGGCCTCCTCAGCACTGATGACTTCCCTCTTATATACAA GAAAACTATGGAAATGAAGGGTGAAAGCTATGAAGCAATATTAGAGAAGAGTCCAGGCTTCAATAACCCCAACTGTATACAATATCTGTCAGAACTTCTTGGAATCTCCAACATGCACTGCACAAACTTCATGTCTTTGag aGGCGGCTTTCCTACGACTGAATATGCGGATGAATTAAGACAAGCTCAAGCAAGTAAATGGGCATTCAGATCAGTTGCTGAAGGAATAGAACATTTCAAGGCTGGAAGACATTCTGAAGCATTCCAATGTCTCAATAAGGCATTAAGTATTGATCCCAGAAATGTAGAAGGTCTAGTTGCAAGAGGAGCTCTGTATGCCAACAGCGgaacatttaaaaaagctaTTGAAGACTTTGaaacttcattaaaattgaatccAAATCATGCCAATGCCAGAAAATATTTGGGAGAGACTTTAGTTGCTCTAGGAAGAAGTTATgaagatgaaaataaaattgcagaGGCACAGAAAGCTTACGAAGACTGTTTAGCCATCATACCTTTTCATGAGGAAGCTCAGAATTCACTTGATTTCCTTAAAAGTAAAACGTCCACTACAAAACCATTGATAGAGCCTGAAGAATTGCTTTTGCCTGGATTGACGGGAGCAAAGTCGTTTGAAATGAAGGAGACATTAAAACAATTGTTGAATTTAACTGAAAAGAAAgagaagaagaaaaagaagaagCGAGGCAAGGGTAAGAAGAAACGGTCCAGCAGTTCGTCGTCGTCTTCGAGCGATTCGAGCAGCTCTAGTGATTCTTCAGAATCGTCGTCGTCATCGTCGGATACTA ATTCCGAAGGTCCGAACCGCAAGAAGAAGCGTCGCTCGCAGTCGAACAACAAGCGGCAGCGGTCGCTGTCGCCTCTCAGCAAGCGCATGGCGATGCTGGGCGATGGGGACTCTGCGTCGCGGACACACAACTCGCAGTTCAACCATCCGTATGGGTACCAGCCACCCCCACCACCGATAGAAGAGCCAGCTGCTGCTCCTATGAGATCGCAGGCCGATATTGATTATGAACTAAAG GTTCGCAAGTTCCTTGAAATGACCAAAGAAGATTCAGATTACGAAGAGAAGGTGCGTAACTTCTTAGAGGAAACGGCACAATATAAGCGGAATCGTAAAATGCAAGAGCTTGGACAGCAACCCCAGCCCACTGCTGACCAtgaaaagaagaaaaagaaaaagaaggaCAA GAAAAAGAAGAAAGAGTCTAAGCGGAAACGCAAGGAGCAAGAAAGAGATGAAAAGAGAAAGGCGAAATTATCGCGCATGTCGAATAATTCAGATAATTATAGTTTACGGGAATTGGAAAATATCGGTGATAAGAAATTAAGAGATGCCATTAG GAAAGAATTAAAAGGAAAATCAAAGAGGGATCTAAGTTCTGATAGAGAATATGACAGAAAACATGGTAATAAAAG TCGTATTATGGATGACATGCACGGTTTGGAAGAACTGGAGTCGAAACTAAACGCCTACCATTCGATGGTCGAAAAGGAAGTACTGGGGAAACGAGATAGATCGTCAATAAGTCCCTTAGACCAAGCACCACCACCACCATTAGAGAAACCCAAATGGAAAATGACCATGGGAGCAGTTAAAGAACC GGTTAAGAAAAAAGATACACCAGTACAAAAGGGATACAAGGAGAGATATGCATTTGAAGATAGTTCTGATGATTCTCAAGAACCACCAAAG GCGTCCCCGGGCGACAAGAACGTGTCGGTGCGGCGCGCGATGGCGATGAAGGAGCCGCCGCCGCTGCCGAGCGCGCCGCCGCCCAAGAGCCGCGAGCCCGACCCGCCCGGCGTCGACACGCCGCACTCGGCGCACCACTCGCACCATCCGCCG ATGGTCCGCAAAGGCAACATAGTGCTGGACAAGTTTGGCTCGTTCCGGCTCGCCAAGGAGGGTGAGACACCGGTCTCAGTGGGCGAGCAGCGGCCGGAGCAGTTTGTGACGCGCATCAAGCCGCCCTCGCCCACGTCGCGTCGCCCGAGATCACCGCCCTCACCGCGCCGCCGCAGCGGATCCAACTCGTCGGACGATAGACGGTCAGGGAAACGGTCTCGCAGCCG ATCACGTCCGCGCAAGTACCGCTCGCGTTCCGGCTCGCGCTCCCGCTCCGGCTCCAGCGCGAGCGGCTCGATGGCGTCGCGCCGCCGCCGCTCCAACTCGCCGCGCTCCCGCTCGCGCTCTGACGCGAGCCGCTCGTACTATTCGAGGAGCCGATCCCGCTCGCGCTCTGGCTCCAGGGAAAG ATTCCGCCGCTTCAACCGTCGCGGCAACTGGCGCGGTCGCGGCGGCTACGAGCGCGGCACGTACTACCGGCCGCGCTTCAACGCGTACAACGGCGGCGGCCGCGGGCGTGGTCGCGGGGACTTTAGGCGTGATGACGGACGCCGGTTCCAACATGAGTGGCGGGATAATAGATCAAGGGGTGGACGACCCTTCAGACCAAGACGTGGTGGAGGCGGACGTGGCAGACCATTCAG GGGTGGTTTCCGCGACTTCCGCGAGCGTCGCGGCGGGCGCTACTCGCGCTCGCGCAGCCCGGAGCGCACGCGTCGCTCGCGGTCGTACAGCCCCGAGCGCAGGGATAAGGACAGAGACAG CTACTCTCGCTACTCTGAACGGGACAGCCACCGCAGCGAAGGCGAGTACGAAGAAGAGAGATACGTGGACAGGAAGGAGTACGACGGAAAGTGGGCAGATGGCAACGAGCCTGAAAGGAATCACACCGAAGAGCAACCCGAACCACCCCCGCCAAAGGAATAG
- the LOC123705930 gene encoding tetratricopeptide repeat protein 14 homolog isoform X4 has protein sequence MEPSLDASLVAQSINYHGQQLQKTWENERGEDDLAKLGVGALDFAVYQSRHKHLTFQDRGKRLKLHQFIAKEANALFDASLLEEVPSSSSLGADSLTPEDNLYALMPPFETFLNVDKSARLRHFFDNVKTGELIIGAVINRTASGMMLKVLCTAGPTSRYVADINVKAFLPVANIIPAVDKKNVSRNYLMNDTVCCEVIEVIPDTDKMVCGMKGVTRGPDDPPPKPPLGLLSTDDFPLIYKKTMEMKGESYEAILEKSPGFNNPNCIQYLSELLGISNMHCTNFMSLRGGFPTTEYADELRQAQASKWAFRSVAEGIEHFKAGRHSEAFQCLNKALSIDPRNVEGLVARGALYANSGTFKKAIEDFETSLKLNPNHANARKYLGETLVALGRSYEDENKIAEAQKAYEDCLAIIPFHEEAQNSLDFLKSKTSTTKPLIEPEELLLPGLTGAKSFEMKETLKQLLNLTEKKEKKKKKKRGKGKKKRSSSSSSSSSDSSSSSDSSESSSSSSDTSPNRKKKRRSQSNNKRQRSLSPLSKRMAMLGDGDSASRTHNSQFNHPYGYQPPPPPIEEPAAAPMRSQADIDYELKVRKFLEMTKEDSDYEEKVRNFLEETAQYKRNRKMQELGQQPQPTADHEKKKKKKKDKKKKKESKRKRKEQERDEKRKAKLSRMSNNSDNYSLRELENIGDKKLRDAIRKELKGKSKRDLSSDREYDRKHGNKSRIMDDMHGLEELESKLNAYHSMVEKEVLGKRDRSSISPLDQAPPPPLEKPKWKMTMGAVKEPVKKKDTPVQKGYKERYAFEDSSDDSQEPPKASPGDKNVSVRRAMAMKEPPPLPSAPPPKSREPDPPGVDTPHSAHHSHHPPMVRKGNIVLDKFGSFRLAKEGETPVSVGEQRPEQFVTRIKPPSPTSRRPRSPPSPRRRSGSNSSDDRRSGKRSRSRSRPRKYRSRSGSRSRSGSSASGSMASRRRRSNSPRSRSRSDASRSYYSRSRSRSRSGSRERFRRFNRRGNWRGRGGYERGTYYRPRFNAYNGGGRGRGRGDFRRDDGRRFQHEWRDNRSRGGRPFRPRRGGGGRGRPFRGGFRDFRERRGGRYSRSRSPERTRRSRSYSPERRDKDRDSYSRYSERDSHRSEGEYEEERYVDRKEYDGKWADGNEPERNHTEEQPEPPPPKE, from the exons ATGGAACCATCCTTGGATGCGTCATTAGTGGCGCAATCCATAAACTACCATGGGCAGCAGTTACAAAAAACGTGGGAGAATGAGCGAGGAGAAGATGACCTCGCTAAGTTAGGTGTGGGGGCGTTAGATTTCGCCGTATATCAGTCGCGACATAAGCACCTAACTTTTCAAGATCGAGGAAAGCGACTAAAACTTCATCAATTCATTGCCAAAGAAGCTAATGCTCTGTTCGATGCATCGTTACTGGAAGAGGTACCATCATCCTCCAGTTTAGGAGCCGATTCTTTGACACCAGAGGACA ATTTGTATGCATTAATGCCACCGTTTGAAACATTCCTAAATGTGGACAAGTCCGCAAGATTACGCCATTTCTTTGAT AATGTGAAAACAGGAGAGCTTATCATTGGAGCAGTCATCAATAGGACAGCATCTGGTATGATGCTGAAAGTTCTCTGCACCGCAGGACCCACTTCGAGATATGTAGCTGATATCAATGTTAAG GCATTTCTGCCAGTTGCCAATATCATACCAGCGGTTGACAAGAAAAATGTCTCAAGAAACTACTTAATGAATGATACTGTCTGCTGTGAAGTCATTGAAGTTATTCCTGACACGGACAAAATGGTGTGCGGCATGAAAGGTGTCACAAGAGGGCCTGATGACCCTCCCCCCAAACCGCCCCTAGGCCTCCTCAGCACTGATGACTTCCCTCTTATATACAA GAAAACTATGGAAATGAAGGGTGAAAGCTATGAAGCAATATTAGAGAAGAGTCCAGGCTTCAATAACCCCAACTGTATACAATATCTGTCAGAACTTCTTGGAATCTCCAACATGCACTGCACAAACTTCATGTCTTTGag aGGCGGCTTTCCTACGACTGAATATGCGGATGAATTAAGACAAGCTCAAGCAAGTAAATGGGCATTCAGATCAGTTGCTGAAGGAATAGAACATTTCAAGGCTGGAAGACATTCTGAAGCATTCCAATGTCTCAATAAGGCATTAAGTATTGATCCCAGAAATGTAGAAGGTCTAGTTGCAAGAGGAGCTCTGTATGCCAACAGCGgaacatttaaaaaagctaTTGAAGACTTTGaaacttcattaaaattgaatccAAATCATGCCAATGCCAGAAAATATTTGGGAGAGACTTTAGTTGCTCTAGGAAGAAGTTATgaagatgaaaataaaattgcagaGGCACAGAAAGCTTACGAAGACTGTTTAGCCATCATACCTTTTCATGAGGAAGCTCAGAATTCACTTGATTTCCTTAAAAGTAAAACGTCCACTACAAAACCATTGATAGAGCCTGAAGAATTGCTTTTGCCTGGATTGACGGGAGCAAAGTCGTTTGAAATGAAGGAGACATTAAAACAATTGTTGAATTTAACTGAAAAGAAAgagaagaagaaaaagaagaagCGAGGCAAGGGTAAGAAGAAACGGTCCAGCAGTTCGTCGTCGTCTTCGAGCGATTCGAGCAGCTCTAGTGATTCTTCAGAATCGTCGTCGTCATCGTCGGATACTA GTCCGAACCGCAAGAAGAAGCGTCGCTCGCAGTCGAACAACAAGCGGCAGCGGTCGCTGTCGCCTCTCAGCAAGCGCATGGCGATGCTGGGCGATGGGGACTCTGCGTCGCGGACACACAACTCGCAGTTCAACCATCCGTATGGGTACCAGCCACCCCCACCACCGATAGAAGAGCCAGCTGCTGCTCCTATGAGATCGCAGGCCGATATTGATTATGAACTAAAG GTTCGCAAGTTCCTTGAAATGACCAAAGAAGATTCAGATTACGAAGAGAAGGTGCGTAACTTCTTAGAGGAAACGGCACAATATAAGCGGAATCGTAAAATGCAAGAGCTTGGACAGCAACCCCAGCCCACTGCTGACCAtgaaaagaagaaaaagaaaaagaaggaCAA GAAAAAGAAGAAAGAGTCTAAGCGGAAACGCAAGGAGCAAGAAAGAGATGAAAAGAGAAAGGCGAAATTATCGCGCATGTCGAATAATTCAGATAATTATAGTTTACGGGAATTGGAAAATATCGGTGATAAGAAATTAAGAGATGCCATTAG GAAAGAATTAAAAGGAAAATCAAAGAGGGATCTAAGTTCTGATAGAGAATATGACAGAAAACATGGTAATAAAAG TCGTATTATGGATGACATGCACGGTTTGGAAGAACTGGAGTCGAAACTAAACGCCTACCATTCGATGGTCGAAAAGGAAGTACTGGGGAAACGAGATAGATCGTCAATAAGTCCCTTAGACCAAGCACCACCACCACCATTAGAGAAACCCAAATGGAAAATGACCATGGGAGCAGTTAAAGAACC GGTTAAGAAAAAAGATACACCAGTACAAAAGGGATACAAGGAGAGATATGCATTTGAAGATAGTTCTGATGATTCTCAAGAACCACCAAAG GCGTCCCCGGGCGACAAGAACGTGTCGGTGCGGCGCGCGATGGCGATGAAGGAGCCGCCGCCGCTGCCGAGCGCGCCGCCGCCCAAGAGCCGCGAGCCCGACCCGCCCGGCGTCGACACGCCGCACTCGGCGCACCACTCGCACCATCCGCCG ATGGTCCGCAAAGGCAACATAGTGCTGGACAAGTTTGGCTCGTTCCGGCTCGCCAAGGAGGGTGAGACACCGGTCTCAGTGGGCGAGCAGCGGCCGGAGCAGTTTGTGACGCGCATCAAGCCGCCCTCGCCCACGTCGCGTCGCCCGAGATCACCGCCCTCACCGCGCCGCCGCAGCGGATCCAACTCGTCGGACGATAGACGGTCAGGGAAACGGTCTCGCAGCCG ATCACGTCCGCGCAAGTACCGCTCGCGTTCCGGCTCGCGCTCCCGCTCCGGCTCCAGCGCGAGCGGCTCGATGGCGTCGCGCCGCCGCCGCTCCAACTCGCCGCGCTCCCGCTCGCGCTCTGACGCGAGCCGCTCGTACTATTCGAGGAGCCGATCCCGCTCGCGCTCTGGCTCCAGGGAAAG ATTCCGCCGCTTCAACCGTCGCGGCAACTGGCGCGGTCGCGGCGGCTACGAGCGCGGCACGTACTACCGGCCGCGCTTCAACGCGTACAACGGCGGCGGCCGCGGGCGTGGTCGCGGGGACTTTAGGCGTGATGACGGACGCCGGTTCCAACATGAGTGGCGGGATAATAGATCAAGGGGTGGACGACCCTTCAGACCAAGACGTGGTGGAGGCGGACGTGGCAGACCATTCAG GGGTGGTTTCCGCGACTTCCGCGAGCGTCGCGGCGGGCGCTACTCGCGCTCGCGCAGCCCGGAGCGCACGCGTCGCTCGCGGTCGTACAGCCCCGAGCGCAGGGATAAGGACAGAGACAG CTACTCTCGCTACTCTGAACGGGACAGCCACCGCAGCGAAGGCGAGTACGAAGAAGAGAGATACGTGGACAGGAAGGAGTACGACGGAAAGTGGGCAGATGGCAACGAGCCTGAAAGGAATCACACCGAAGAGCAACCCGAACCACCCCCGCCAAAGGAATAG
- the LOC123705930 gene encoding tetratricopeptide repeat protein 14 homolog isoform X3: MEPSLDASLVAQSINYHGQQLQKTWENERGEDDLAKLGVGALDFAVYQSRHKHLTFQDRGKRLKLHQFIAKEANALFDASLLEEVPSSSSLGADSLTPEDNLYALMPPFETFLNVDKSARLRHFFDNVKTGELIIGAVINRTASGMMLKVLCTAGPTSRYVADINVKAFLPVANIIPAVDKKNVSRNYLMNDTVCCEVIEVIPDTDKMVCGMKGVTRGPDDPPPKPPLGLLSTDDFPLIYKKTMEMKGESYEAILEKSPGFNNPNCIQYLSELLGISNMHCTNFMSLRGGFPTTEYADELRQAQASKWAFRSVAEGIEHFKAGRHSEAFQCLNKALSIDPRNVEGLVARGALYANSGTFKKAIEDFETSLKLNPNHANARKYLGETLVALGRSYEDENKIAEAQKAYEDCLAIIPFHEEAQNSLDFLKSKTSTTKPLIEPEELLLPGLTGAKSFEMKETLKQLLNLTEKKEKKKKKKRGKGKKKRSSSSSSSSSDSSSSSDSSESSSSSSDTSGPNRKKKRRSQSNNKRQRSLSPLSKRMAMLGDGDSASRTHNSQFNHPYGYQPPPPPIEEPAAAPMRSQADIDYELKVRKFLEMTKEDSDYEEKVRNFLEETAQYKRNRKMQELGQQPQPTADHEKKKKKKKDKKKKKESKRKRKEQERDEKRKAKLSRMSNNSDNYSLRELENIGDKKLRDAIRKELKGKSKRDLSSDREYDRKHGNKSRIMDDMHGLEELESKLNAYHSMVEKEVLGKRDRSSISPLDQAPPPPLEKPKWKMTMGAVKEPVKKKDTPVQKGYKERYAFEDSSDDSQEPPKASPGDKNVSVRRAMAMKEPPPLPSAPPPKSREPDPPGVDTPHSAHHSHHPPMVRKGNIVLDKFGSFRLAKEGETPVSVGEQRPEQFVTRIKPPSPTSRRPRSPPSPRRRSGSNSSDDRRSGKRSRSRSRPRKYRSRSGSRSRSGSSASGSMASRRRRSNSPRSRSRSDASRSYYSRSRSRSRSGSRERFRRFNRRGNWRGRGGYERGTYYRPRFNAYNGGGRGRGRGDFRRDDGRRFQHEWRDNRSRGGRPFRPRRGGGGRGRPFRGGFRDFRERRGGRYSRSRSPERTRRSRSYSPERRDKDRDSYSRYSERDSHRSEGEYEEERYVDRKEYDGKWADGNEPERNHTEEQPEPPPPKE; the protein is encoded by the exons ATGGAACCATCCTTGGATGCGTCATTAGTGGCGCAATCCATAAACTACCATGGGCAGCAGTTACAAAAAACGTGGGAGAATGAGCGAGGAGAAGATGACCTCGCTAAGTTAGGTGTGGGGGCGTTAGATTTCGCCGTATATCAGTCGCGACATAAGCACCTAACTTTTCAAGATCGAGGAAAGCGACTAAAACTTCATCAATTCATTGCCAAAGAAGCTAATGCTCTGTTCGATGCATCGTTACTGGAAGAGGTACCATCATCCTCCAGTTTAGGAGCCGATTCTTTGACACCAGAGGACA ATTTGTATGCATTAATGCCACCGTTTGAAACATTCCTAAATGTGGACAAGTCCGCAAGATTACGCCATTTCTTTGAT AATGTGAAAACAGGAGAGCTTATCATTGGAGCAGTCATCAATAGGACAGCATCTGGTATGATGCTGAAAGTTCTCTGCACCGCAGGACCCACTTCGAGATATGTAGCTGATATCAATGTTAAG GCATTTCTGCCAGTTGCCAATATCATACCAGCGGTTGACAAGAAAAATGTCTCAAGAAACTACTTAATGAATGATACTGTCTGCTGTGAAGTCATTGAAGTTATTCCTGACACGGACAAAATGGTGTGCGGCATGAAAGGTGTCACAAGAGGGCCTGATGACCCTCCCCCCAAACCGCCCCTAGGCCTCCTCAGCACTGATGACTTCCCTCTTATATACAA GAAAACTATGGAAATGAAGGGTGAAAGCTATGAAGCAATATTAGAGAAGAGTCCAGGCTTCAATAACCCCAACTGTATACAATATCTGTCAGAACTTCTTGGAATCTCCAACATGCACTGCACAAACTTCATGTCTTTGag aGGCGGCTTTCCTACGACTGAATATGCGGATGAATTAAGACAAGCTCAAGCAAGTAAATGGGCATTCAGATCAGTTGCTGAAGGAATAGAACATTTCAAGGCTGGAAGACATTCTGAAGCATTCCAATGTCTCAATAAGGCATTAAGTATTGATCCCAGAAATGTAGAAGGTCTAGTTGCAAGAGGAGCTCTGTATGCCAACAGCGgaacatttaaaaaagctaTTGAAGACTTTGaaacttcattaaaattgaatccAAATCATGCCAATGCCAGAAAATATTTGGGAGAGACTTTAGTTGCTCTAGGAAGAAGTTATgaagatgaaaataaaattgcagaGGCACAGAAAGCTTACGAAGACTGTTTAGCCATCATACCTTTTCATGAGGAAGCTCAGAATTCACTTGATTTCCTTAAAAGTAAAACGTCCACTACAAAACCATTGATAGAGCCTGAAGAATTGCTTTTGCCTGGATTGACGGGAGCAAAGTCGTTTGAAATGAAGGAGACATTAAAACAATTGTTGAATTTAACTGAAAAGAAAgagaagaagaaaaagaagaagCGAGGCAAGGGTAAGAAGAAACGGTCCAGCAGTTCGTCGTCGTCTTCGAGCGATTCGAGCAGCTCTAGTGATTCTTCAGAATCGTCGTCGTCATCGTCGGATACTAGTG GTCCGAACCGCAAGAAGAAGCGTCGCTCGCAGTCGAACAACAAGCGGCAGCGGTCGCTGTCGCCTCTCAGCAAGCGCATGGCGATGCTGGGCGATGGGGACTCTGCGTCGCGGACACACAACTCGCAGTTCAACCATCCGTATGGGTACCAGCCACCCCCACCACCGATAGAAGAGCCAGCTGCTGCTCCTATGAGATCGCAGGCCGATATTGATTATGAACTAAAG GTTCGCAAGTTCCTTGAAATGACCAAAGAAGATTCAGATTACGAAGAGAAGGTGCGTAACTTCTTAGAGGAAACGGCACAATATAAGCGGAATCGTAAAATGCAAGAGCTTGGACAGCAACCCCAGCCCACTGCTGACCAtgaaaagaagaaaaagaaaaagaaggaCAA GAAAAAGAAGAAAGAGTCTAAGCGGAAACGCAAGGAGCAAGAAAGAGATGAAAAGAGAAAGGCGAAATTATCGCGCATGTCGAATAATTCAGATAATTATAGTTTACGGGAATTGGAAAATATCGGTGATAAGAAATTAAGAGATGCCATTAG GAAAGAATTAAAAGGAAAATCAAAGAGGGATCTAAGTTCTGATAGAGAATATGACAGAAAACATGGTAATAAAAG TCGTATTATGGATGACATGCACGGTTTGGAAGAACTGGAGTCGAAACTAAACGCCTACCATTCGATGGTCGAAAAGGAAGTACTGGGGAAACGAGATAGATCGTCAATAAGTCCCTTAGACCAAGCACCACCACCACCATTAGAGAAACCCAAATGGAAAATGACCATGGGAGCAGTTAAAGAACC GGTTAAGAAAAAAGATACACCAGTACAAAAGGGATACAAGGAGAGATATGCATTTGAAGATAGTTCTGATGATTCTCAAGAACCACCAAAG GCGTCCCCGGGCGACAAGAACGTGTCGGTGCGGCGCGCGATGGCGATGAAGGAGCCGCCGCCGCTGCCGAGCGCGCCGCCGCCCAAGAGCCGCGAGCCCGACCCGCCCGGCGTCGACACGCCGCACTCGGCGCACCACTCGCACCATCCGCCG ATGGTCCGCAAAGGCAACATAGTGCTGGACAAGTTTGGCTCGTTCCGGCTCGCCAAGGAGGGTGAGACACCGGTCTCAGTGGGCGAGCAGCGGCCGGAGCAGTTTGTGACGCGCATCAAGCCGCCCTCGCCCACGTCGCGTCGCCCGAGATCACCGCCCTCACCGCGCCGCCGCAGCGGATCCAACTCGTCGGACGATAGACGGTCAGGGAAACGGTCTCGCAGCCG ATCACGTCCGCGCAAGTACCGCTCGCGTTCCGGCTCGCGCTCCCGCTCCGGCTCCAGCGCGAGCGGCTCGATGGCGTCGCGCCGCCGCCGCTCCAACTCGCCGCGCTCCCGCTCGCGCTCTGACGCGAGCCGCTCGTACTATTCGAGGAGCCGATCCCGCTCGCGCTCTGGCTCCAGGGAAAG ATTCCGCCGCTTCAACCGTCGCGGCAACTGGCGCGGTCGCGGCGGCTACGAGCGCGGCACGTACTACCGGCCGCGCTTCAACGCGTACAACGGCGGCGGCCGCGGGCGTGGTCGCGGGGACTTTAGGCGTGATGACGGACGCCGGTTCCAACATGAGTGGCGGGATAATAGATCAAGGGGTGGACGACCCTTCAGACCAAGACGTGGTGGAGGCGGACGTGGCAGACCATTCAG GGGTGGTTTCCGCGACTTCCGCGAGCGTCGCGGCGGGCGCTACTCGCGCTCGCGCAGCCCGGAGCGCACGCGTCGCTCGCGGTCGTACAGCCCCGAGCGCAGGGATAAGGACAGAGACAG CTACTCTCGCTACTCTGAACGGGACAGCCACCGCAGCGAAGGCGAGTACGAAGAAGAGAGATACGTGGACAGGAAGGAGTACGACGGAAAGTGGGCAGATGGCAACGAGCCTGAAAGGAATCACACCGAAGAGCAACCCGAACCACCCCCGCCAAAGGAATAG